TCATTCACTCATCCTTGGATGGGTGAGCATAGGGGCAGGCGCTGTTCTCGGATGGCAGCACCCGTGGCCAGAGATGCACGTGGCCTCTCTAGACTTTGCGGCCACCCCCCTGATTGCCGCGACCCTCTACGTTCTCGTGAAGCGATGGTGCGGAGGACGAAGCGCCGTGGCGGCCGTCGTCGGATGGCTGGCGCTGCTGGCCGTGTCACACAGCGTGGCCGTATCGCCCATCGAAGCCCCGGAGATACTTGCCAACCCACAGGGGGGACACGACACCCTGGCCGGGGTCAGCACCCAGATCGTCGTGATGGCGAAACGAAACCTCAGCTGCGCCGGAAGCGGCCAGGTGCTCGTCGGACTTGGCAGTCTCTGCCTTCTCGAGCACCTGGCGCTCCCGCTGTGGGGCTGGGCGGCGCTCCTGGTGGCGGCGTCGGCCTTCCAGCCCCAGTTCGCCTTCGTCCCCTTGCTCATGATGACGCTGCTGCGGTCACGCACCATTCTGGTGGTCGGCTTCAACGACAAGGCGAGGGCCGCCGCGCTCCGCTGCGCCTTGCTTGCGTGCGTGGCGCTCGTGATCAAGCGCTCCGCCGGCCTTCACCTGCCCGTGCGCGTCGACAGCGTGACGCTTCCCCTGGCATGGTGGACAGCCTCGTGGCTCCTTGACGGCGAGGCCCTCATGCCCCACGTGGCACGCATCCTCATCTCGGGAATCCTCTGCGTCTCCACCGTGGCCAACTTCCGCGCGTGGCCCGCGCTCGGCATCGTGCTGCTGGCGGCCTTCGTCTTCAAGTCGCCCACCGTCGTCGCCACAGAGGAAACCGAGGCCTACAGCTCGAGCGAAGCCACCACCTGATCCATCAGCGGTGCCCACCCTCGGTTGGCCTGGGGGTTTGCCGGGCTGGGGTGCCCCACGGTGCCGATGCGCACCTCGAGGCCGGCGAGCGCTTCGTGCAGGCGCTGCTCGGCGTACCGACCCACACCGATGACGACCCGCGGCGAGAAGAGCGTCACCGTGTCACGCAGGGCCCGATCACACGCCGCCATGACGGCGCGCTGCTCGTCTCGGGGCAGCTGGTCCGGCGTTCGATTGCGACCGCTCTCCTCCATGAACACCAGGGGACAGTAGTTGATGACGAAGAACCGCGCGAAGAAGCGCTCGGGCGTGCCATAGCGCTCGCGCGCCCAGCCCCAGATGCGAGCGCCGCTCACCTCGCTGCGCAAGCAGGCGAATCCGCTCACAGGACGCTTCGGATGCTCGTCCGCGGGCTTGAGCACGGTCTGACAGATGCCCAGCCAGTCGCGCACCATCGACACCTCGCCGAATGGCACCCCGGTCTGGGCCATGCCGAAGGGCCCCGGGTTCATGCCCAGCAGGAGCACTTCCCGCGGTGGCGTTCCATAGCGCGACACATACTCGTCATAGCACGCCCGCGCATACACCAGGGGATTGTAGACGTGGGTCACCGGGCGCTTGAAGCGCAACGGCGCAAGATCAGCCACGAGACGGTCGGTGATGGCCGTCAGCGCAGGCTGGGTCGAGGCGCGCCGGGTCACGACTTCTCTGTCTTCTTCGCGAACCCGCGATACTCGAGCAGCGGCTCGATGGACGGGGCCTTGCCACGGAAGCGGCGATAGGCCACGGCCGGATCGACCGTGTTGCCCACCTGCAGCACATCGTCGTGATAGCGCTTCGCCACCTTCTGGTCGTACGGCCCGCCGGCTTCGGTGAAGGCGCGGAAGGCGTCGTGGTCGAGCACCTCCGCCCACAGATAGCTGTAATAGCCGGCGGCGTACCCGTCATCGGAGAAGATGTGACCGAAATGAGGAATGCGGTGGCGCATCACGATCTCCTTGGGCATGCCGAGAGCCACCAGCGATTCCTGCTCGAAGCGACGGGGCTCGACCGGGGTCTCGCCCGCCAGGTGGAGCTGCATGTCGACGATGGCCGAAGCGAGGTACTCGACCGTGGCAAAGCCCTGGTTGAACGTATGGGCCCTTCGGATGCGCTCCACCAGCGCAGCCGACATGGGCTTGCCCGTCTCGCAGTGCAGCGCGAACCGGCTGAGAACCTCGGGCGTCGAGAGCCAGTGCTCGTTGAGCTGAGAGGGGAACTCGACGAAGTCGCGCGGCACGTTGGTGCCAGACAGCGTGGGGTAGTGAACCTTCGAGCTCAGCCCGTGCAGCGCATGACCGAACTCGTGAAAGAGCGTCTCTGCGTCGTCCCACGAGATGAGCACGGGTGCGCCAGGCGCGCCCTTCACGAAGTTGGCGTTGTTCGAGACGATGGGGAGCACCGGCTTCTCGAACGCCTCCTGGGTGCGATACTCGTTCATCCAGGCGCCCGAGCTCTTCCCCGCGCGGGCGTAGGGGTCGAAGTACCAGGTGCCGACCACGTCACCTGAGGGGCCGCTGACCTCGAACACGCGCACGTCCGGGTGGATTGTGGCAATGCCGTGCAGCTCTTTGTAGTGCAGGCCGAAGAGCTTCGTGGACGCCCAGAACATGGCTTCACGCATCTTCTCGAGCTGCAGGTAGGGCTTGATCTCGCTCTCGTCGAGATCATACTTCGCCTTGCGCACCTTCTCGGCGTAGTAGCGGTAGTCCCAAGGCTCGATCTTCACCCCGCCGCCCTCGGCGTCGGCCACCGCCTGCATGTCGACCACCTCTTCGCGCGCCCGCGCAACAGCGGCCGGCCAGACCTTCATCATGAGGTCCATGGCCTGCTGCGGCGTCTTCGCCATGCCGCTGTCCACCGACCAGTGCGCGTAGGTGGCGTGCCCGAGCAGCTTCGCCCGCTTCGCGCGAAGGGCGAGGATCTCGGTGACCAGCGGATTGTTGTCGTGCGGCCCCGGCGTGTCGCCGCGATGCACCCAGAGACGAAACGCCTTCTCACGCAGATCGCGCCGCGATGCGTAGGTGAGGAACGGCTCCATGGCGGACCGGGTGTTCACAATCACCCAGGTGTCAGGTCTCTTCTTCTCCTTTGCCGAGGCGGCCGCTGCGTCGATGAGCCACTGCGGCAGACCGGCCAGCTCGTCAGCGGCGGTGAGAACCAGCATCTGATTCTCCTCATCGGCCAGCTGGTTCTGGCGGAAGCGCGTGTAGAGCGTGGCGAGCTTCTGGTTGATCTTTGACAGCTCACGCTTCTGTGCCGCGTCGAGACGGGCGCCGGAGCGCACAAAACGGTTGTGGTACACCCAGGCGAGACGCTGCTGCTCCGACGTGAGGCCGTTGCGCTCGCGCGCCTCGTAGACCGCTTCGATGCGCCTGAACAGCCGGGCATTCTGCACGATCTCGTCATCAAAGGCTGCCAGCCTGGGCTTCCACGTGCGGTCGATGGACTGGATGGCCGGCGTGTTCGCCGTGGAGGTGAAGATGTCGAACACGCTCATGACGCGTGCGAACGTGCGTCCGGCGGCCTCGAGGGGGGCGAGGGTGTTGGCGAAGGTGGGTCGCGCCCGCTGGTTGGCGATGCGCTCGATCTCTGCGCGGCACTCGGCCATGGAAGCGCGGAACGCCGCAGGGAACATGCGCGGCTTGACGCTGCTGAAAGGAGGCAGCCCACCGTATGGCCCCGGCCAGGCTTCGAGCAGGGGGTTCGATTCGCTGGCCGTGCCCCGCGTCGAGGCGGCCGAGGCCTTCTTTGTGGGAGTTCCCGCCGCGAGGGCGGGCAGACGGACCTGATCGGCCGCAACCACAGCGGCGGCGGTGACGAGCTCGAGAAACTTGCGACGGTTCACGCGTCCTCCGAGAGACGCCCACGAAGCAAGACGCGGGCGGAGATCGAGATGGTGACGATTCTCGCTCTCCGCCCGCGCCCCTGCGCAGGCCACTGATGCCGAGGATGGCTCCGCCTACTTGAAGGTGTAGCCCTTCGCTGCACCCTCGGTGTGCACCACGCGCAGCACGGCCGACTGCAGCGATGCGTCTCCCTTGCTTGCGTGGGTGGCGAGATAGCGGTCACGCTCGGCGTTCAAGGTGCGGATGCGCTGCTGGATCTGCTCTCGCTCGCGCACCTTGGCGTCGACGTAGGCCTGACGTTGAGCGGCAGGAATCGCCCGAACCGCGGCGGGCAGCTCCTCGGC
Above is a window of Pseudomonadota bacterium DNA encoding:
- a CDS encoding single-strand selective monofunctional uracil-DNA glycosylase, which codes for MTAITDRLVADLAPLRFKRPVTHVYNPLVYARACYDEYVSRYGTPPREVLLLGMNPGPFGMAQTGVPFGEVSMVRDWLGICQTVLKPADEHPKRPVSGFACLRSEVSGARIWGWARERYGTPERFFARFFVINYCPLVFMEESGRNRTPDQLPRDEQRAVMAACDRALRDTVTLFSPRVVIGVGRYAEQRLHEALAGLEVRIGTVGHPSPANPQANRGWAPLMDQVVASLEL
- a CDS encoding M3 family peptidase, with the translated sequence MNRRKFLELVTAAAVVAADQVRLPALAAGTPTKKASAASTRGTASESNPLLEAWPGPYGGLPPFSSVKPRMFPAAFRASMAECRAEIERIANQRARPTFANTLAPLEAAGRTFARVMSVFDIFTSTANTPAIQSIDRTWKPRLAAFDDEIVQNARLFRRIEAVYEARERNGLTSEQQRLAWVYHNRFVRSGARLDAAQKRELSKINQKLATLYTRFRQNQLADEENQMLVLTAADELAGLPQWLIDAAAASAKEKKRPDTWVIVNTRSAMEPFLTYASRRDLREKAFRLWVHRGDTPGPHDNNPLVTEILALRAKRAKLLGHATYAHWSVDSGMAKTPQQAMDLMMKVWPAAVARAREEVVDMQAVADAEGGGVKIEPWDYRYYAEKVRKAKYDLDESEIKPYLQLEKMREAMFWASTKLFGLHYKELHGIATIHPDVRVFEVSGPSGDVVGTWYFDPYARAGKSSGAWMNEYRTQEAFEKPVLPIVSNNANFVKGAPGAPVLISWDDAETLFHEFGHALHGLSSKVHYPTLSGTNVPRDFVEFPSQLNEHWLSTPEVLSRFALHCETGKPMSAALVERIRRAHTFNQGFATVEYLASAIVDMQLHLAGETPVEPRRFEQESLVALGMPKEIVMRHRIPHFGHIFSDDGYAAGYYSYLWAEVLDHDAFRAFTEAGGPYDQKVAKRYHDDVLQVGNTVDPAVAYRRFRGKAPSIEPLLEYRGFAKKTEKS